One Trichormus variabilis 0441 genomic window, AATTTACATCTAATGTAGAACTAGATTTAGCTTCTGTACAAGAACATTTACAGCTAATCCCAGAAGGTAAAAATGAGGGTTTGCACTTCCAGGTAACTTTGAATAAGGAAGAAAATCCTCTAAATAATGAAGAACCTCTCAAGAAATTTGACCCTTCAGCACGTAATTGGATTTATAATCTTAGACCTCAAAAAAATCTGGAAAAAGCCACCAGTTATCGTTTGGTATTTTCTCCGGGAATACGTCCTGCCTATGGCAACCTAGCTACAGAAAAAGAATTTGCTAGTAAGTTATCTACTTATTCACCTTTGGCTTTTCAAAAAATTAACTTTTATGGACAACCAGATGCTGGGGGAACTTATGGAAGATTTATTAAAGGTAGTCCGCAGTTAGAATTTAATAATATTTTGGTAGCCGATTCAGCTAAAGCTAATATTCAAATTAGCCCAGCACCAAAAGATATTTCTAGGCTGTTACAAGTTAATGATGAAGATAGAATTATCGGGATTAATCCTTATGCCTTAGAACCTGCCAAGACTTATACAATTACTATTGGCGAAAATCTCCAGGATAAGTTTGGACAGACTTTAGGTAAACCTGTCTCACTTAAATATGATACTGGAGATTTAGCTGGGGATATCTGGGTTCCCTCAGACTTGAATATTTTCCCTTCAGGTAAAGATTTACGGTTAAATATTAGTACTGTAAATTTACCAGAATCTAAATATAAGGCTGCTTATCGAGTAGTTAAACCAACAGATTTAGTCTATTTTAACTATGGTAATGATTTATTAACGAAACCTGCTGAATGGCAAAGCTTCCAGGTATCAGGTAAGAAAAATCAATCAGTTGATATCACTGTTCCTCTACGAGAAAGAATCAACGCTAAAACGGGAATGTTAGCTTATGGAGTACAAGCCCGTACTAATAAATATCAGGAAAATGGTAAGGATTTGTGGAGAGAACCTACGACTTATGGTTTGGTGGAATTGACTAATTTGGGTGTATTTAGTCAATGGTTTCCTGAATCGGGGTTAATTCGGGTGAATCATTTAACAGATGGTGCGCCAGTAAAAGCGGCTGTTATAGAAATTTATCAATCAAAATTACAAGCAAAATCTCGCCCTGAACCTGTACCTTGTGCGACAGGGAAAACTGATGAAAATGGAACTTTTAGAATTAATCGTGCAGAATTACAGCAATGTACTGCTGGTAGCCAAAATTCAATTAAATCACCAGAATTATTAGTAATTGCCCGTGAAAATGAAGATTGGGCATTTACTAGAACTGATGAATATAGCGGTGTTTATGGATATGGTATTGATGCAGGTTGGCAAGGTAATAAACCTGAATCACGGGGAGTAATCTTTTCAGATAGACAGTTGTATCAACAAGGAGAAAAAGCTTGGTTTACTGGTTTTGCTGACTACTTACAAAATGGTGTAATCCAACAAGATAAAAATGCTGACTACCAAATAACATTGGTAAATCCTGATGGACAAAAGACCAGTTTAGGTACACAAACTACAAATGAGTTTGGGACGTTTTCCTTAGAAATGCCCATCAATAAAACTCAAAGCTTAGGCTACTATACAATTCAAGGTAAAGGTAAGAACGGACAGGAAATTTCTGGAGAATTTCGGGTGGCTGAGTTCAAACCACCTAATTTTAAAGTCGAAGTCAAGTTAGATAAAGAATTTGCTTACATTGGTGATGATGTTGATATTAATGCTTCCAGTAATTATTTATTTGGTGCGCCTGTAGAAGGTGGAGAAGCGAAATATTTTATTACTCGTCAACAAGCTAACTTCATCCCTAAAGGTTGGGAAGAGTTTACTTTTGGTCGCCAATGGTTTTGGCCGGAGGAAACCCCCACCATATCTAGTGATGTGTTGCAAAGTAATTCTCAGTTAAATACGAATGGTAAAAGTAGCCAAACGGTAAAGGTAGCTAAAGATTTACCGTATCCTATGACTTATCGGGTAGATGTACAAGTTGCCGATGTCTCTAATCTTTCGGTAGCTAATTCCCAAAGTTTTACAGCCTTACCAAGTAATCGTTTAATTGGCTTGAAAAGTAATTTTATTGCTGATGCAGGTAAAGCATTTCCTATAGAAGTAGTTGTTACTAAGCCTACAGGAGAAGTAATTGCAGGTCAACGAGTCCGGCTGGAATTGCAACAGATAAAATACAGCAGCGTCACTCAATTGGTAGAAGGTAGCGAAACACCAAAAAACCAAGTTGAATATAAAACAGTTGCCCAAACAGAAATTACATCTACTAGTAATTCGCAATCGGTGAATTTGACCCCAACTGAATCTGGTGCATATCGAATTAGAGTTAATTTTAGTGATGCCAAAAATGAATTAAGTGCCACAGATTCACAAATTTGGGTGACTGGAGGAAACGCAGTCTTTTGGGGTACGCGAGATAAAGATGTTTTAGAAGTTAAGTTAGATAAAAAAGAGTATAAAGCTGGTGAAACTGCTACCGCTTTAATTCAATCTCCCTATGCAGATGCAGAATTATACTTTGCGGTGATTAAAGATAAACCCATTTATCAACAAATTACCAAAGTTCAAGGCAACGCACCACAAATTCAGTTTCAAGTTACGCCAGAAATGCTACCAAATGCAGCCGTTGAAGCTGTGTTAGTTCGACAAGGTAAACCTATTAGTCAGGTAGAAGTAGGAAGTTTAGATAACTTGGTAAAAATTGGCTTTACTCCTTTTAAAGTTAACCTAGAAGATAAGTATTTAAAACTGCAAGTTAAACCAGTCCAAACATCTTTAGAACCTGGTGCAGAAGAAACAATCCAACTGGAATTGAAGGATAATCAAGGCAATCCCACCAAAGGACAGTTTACAGTCATGGTGATAAATGAGGCGGTACTGCAACTTTCTGGTTATCGTCCGCCGAATTTAGTAGATACAGTTTATGCAGAACAGCCAATATCTACCCGCTTTACTGATAACCGTCCAGATGTGATATTACAACCGCAAGATATAGCAAAACCCAAAGGCTGGGGTTACGGCGGTGGTTTCTCCACAGGTGCAGCAAATACTCGCACCCGCACCAACTTTCAACCCTTAGCTTACTACAATGGTTCTGTATTGACCGATGCTAACGGTAACGCACAGATAACCTTCAAATTACCAGATGATTTAACTACGTGGCGTGTGATGGCTGTGGCTACAGATGGAAACCTGCGTTTTGGCAATGGGGACGCGACATTTATCACCACCAAACCCTTACTAACTAATGCCATCTTGCCACAATTTGTCCGTCCAGGCGATCGCATCCTCGCTGGTTTATCCGTCACTAATAACACCGGAAATCGAGGGAATCTCTCAATTAACGGTGAACTTAGCGGGACTGTGAAGTTTAACAGCAAAAATCCCACAACTACTACGTTGCAAACCCAAGCTGAATCTGCAACTCAAGCCTATCGCTTCCCAATGGTGGCGGATAGTGTGGGATTTGGTAAAGTTCGCTTCACCACTCAGCTAAATGGTACAGCCGATGCTTTTGAATTACCTCTGCAAGTAAAACCACTGGAAATCACCGAACAAGTAGTTGAGACTGGTGTCAGCCAAAAACAAATCAAAATTCCCTTAAATGTTGATAAAAATATCTTTCCCGAAGCCGGCGGTTTAGATATTCAATTAGCGAGTACTTTGATTCCCGAAATTAAAGCACCAGCAAAAGAAGTATTAACAGATAATGATTTGCCATTCACAGAACCATCTGCAAGTCAATTAATCATTGCGACAAATTTACAAACTCTTGCCCAAAAATATGGTCAAACATTTGCAGAATTTAATTCTAGCCAACAGGCAAATTTAGCAGTTGAAAAATTGCGAAAACTACAAATCTCTGATGGTGGTTTTGCGGCTTTCCCTGGACAGGAAAAATCAGACCCTTGGGTTTCTAGTTATGCGGCTGAATCTTTAGTAAAAGCTAGTCAAGTCTTCCCCGACTTGGTTGACTCAGGAATGCTATCTCGCCTCAAAACCTATTTGCAAAAAGTTCTGGCAAACCCCGGAGAATATGATTTTTGCAAACAGCAACTATGTAAAAGGCAACTACAACTTAATGCTTTAATAGCCCTAGCAGAACTGGGAGATAAACGCAACACATTTCTAACAGATATTTATGAACAAAGTAACAAATTTGATTTAGTCACTCAAATTAAACTAGCGCGATACTTATCTCAATTCCCCGAATGGCAAGATGAATCTCAGCAATTGCTAAACAAGCTGCAACAAAACATCTATGAAACTGGACGCACAGCAGTTGTGAGTTTACCACCTAGTTGGGGATGGATGAGTTCACCAACCGCAGTACAAGCCCAAGCTTTACGCTTATTTATCGCCCAACAAAGCCAACCAAAACTAATAGATAAATTACTCCAAAGTTTACTTGCATTACGCCGGGATGGAACATGGCAAACTGACTATAACAATGCCCAAGCACTAACAGCCTTAGTAGAATATAGCCAACTACAACCCACACCACCTAATTTTGTCGCCACAGTGCAGTTAGCCGGTAAGAAGTTAGGAGAAAATCGCTTTGCAGGCTATAAAAATCCCAGCCTCCAGCTAAATGTACCGATGAATCAACTACCCCGTGGTCGCCATGATTTAACGCTACAAAAATCGGGTAATGGAACTCTACACTACTTGGTTGCTTATAACTATCGCCTGCAAGGAAATCAACCAGGACGCTTTAACGGCTTAAGCATAACACGAGAAATAAGTCAAGTAAATGCAGAGAAAGTTTTACGAAAAACAGGTATTTACGCCCTCGATCAACCCTTGACTTTAGCTCCCGGACAAGTGTTTGATATTGGTTTAGAAATTATCGCCGATCGCCCGGTAGATCATCTAGTAATTAAAGATCCCCTACCAGCAGCTTTAGAAGCCGTTGACGCGAGTTTCCAAACCACCACCGCCGCATTACAAGCAAAAGCCGATAGTTGGGAACTGGGTTTTAGGAATATTTATAGCGATCGCATTATCGCCTATGCCGACCACCTAGAACCAGGAGTTTACAGCCTCCATTATTTGGTACGTTCTGTTACCCCTGGGACTTTTTCCTGGCCTGGTGCGGAAGTTCACCTGCAATATGCACCAGAAGAATTTGGACGCACTGCGGAAATGAAACTAATAGTAGAGGAGACAGAAAAGTAAATCAGGCGCGTCACTCCTCCACACTCCACTAATTACCTAATTCCTGATACCTCTGCTGAAGATCAATAATTGTAAACACTGCCTCAAACTTCAAACCAACCGACTGATAAAACTCAGCCCCCCCTTGCTGTCTATCCACTAATGAAATGACCTCATCAACAACGTAACCAGCCGCCCTCAGTCGGTCAACTGCTTTCATAGCAGATTGTCCAGTCGTCACCACATCTTCCAAAACCACCACCTTTGCACCCTCTAGTAGATTGGGGCCTTCAATATAAGCCTTAGTCCCATGACCTTTAGCTTCTTTGCGAATAATCAAAGCTGGTATTGGTCGATTTTCATAAGCAGAAACCACACTCACAGCTGTCACAATTGGATCAGCCCCCAGTGTCAAACCAGCTACCGCTTGAGTATCTGGAGGTAACAGAGATAAAAGAATGCGACCAATTGCTAAAGCGCCTTGGGGGTGCAATGTTACCTGTTTGCCATTTATATAGTATGAGCTAGGCTGTCCAGACGAGAGAACAAAATCACCCTCTTTATAAGCAAGTTGACAAAGTAAATCCAGCAGTTTTTGGCGCAGAGTAGATACATCAGCAGTGGCTGCCCAAATATCTGACTGGGTAAGGCTTTCAGTAGAATACGTCATTACAAAACAGTAAAAGTTGTGCTACACCAAAGGTTGAACTCATGGGAGTTCTGAAATTAAGCATAAATGAAGATTTGCCTAAAAATTGAGGAGTAAAAAAGATGGGTATAAAATTTAGACCCCTCAGTGGTTTTTTAGTGCTATTAGCTACGGCTATAGCCTTTCCTGCTGTAGCGACTGCCGAAACAGCAGCCCCCAACTATGAAAGCACAAATGATGTATTTGAGCGAGCTTATTTTCGTCACGATCGCAACTTCTACGAAAATCTTACCCCCAAACGCCAGTTAGACGCATTTTTGGGTTCTGGTTCTGGTTTTCGCAATTCCTTCCCAGAAAATGAAATCGCCCGCGATGCCGAATTAGTTAACACACTCTACCGGGATGTCCTCACCCAACAATCAATGAATGATCCCTATCTGCGGACACCGGATTTACCTAACCCTTACGGTACATCGTTACTCATGTCCCCGCAAATGAACGCCAACAAGTTGAGGATGGGGACGGAATTCCGCTTTGAAACGGCACTACCCCGATAATCCGCCAGAGTTCATAACTAATAGTTAAAAGTCAGCCCTTATTGACTTTTGACTATTGACTTTTAACAAAATCCAGGGTGCAGGAGTTGAACCTGCCTTGGGCGAATTATGAGTTCGCTGCCTCAACCGCTCGGCCAACCCTGGTTAAGTTCCAATTGTATCCTAGAGTGTCAAGCTTGTGTACCTTCTAAGATAATTTATCAGATTTTTATACTACATAATCTAATTATGGAATAGTGGGGACTATCATTAATTGAGTTATGTTAAGCATTGAGCTATACAGCTTCAACACTCTTAACATAGACCAGCTAATATAGACCAGCATTCTTCTGCAATCGCTTGTCAGCAATGAGAATAAATTCTACTGTACTTCTTACTTTGATTTTGTTATTCCTAATGTTAGGAGCAGGCTCTGTGAGCGCATTTTTGGGATTTGACTTAGGAAGTTCCGCCCTCAAAGGCGTGACAACCCCAGATGGCCGCCCCACCAGCAAGTTTGCGAGTAGTAAAGCAAATAACTCCCAAGCAGGCGCTACAACCTTCTTAAAAGAAGAAGAAATATTAAAAATTGTTAAGTCCCGTATCGAAGGCAAATCTAAAGTTGCTAAATCCGAAAAACTAGATGAAGACGAAGAGGATATCAACGGCAAGAAGCAGAAGCCAGAAGAAAAACCCCCGGAAGTCGTAACGGAAAAACTCCAACCAGGTTTTCCCGTTAGTGCCGAAAATCAAGGCGTATCCTTATCGGTACAATCTGCCCGTTACTCCGGCGGTGATTTACTGCTAAAAGTGAAAATGCAGAACAAAGGCGCTGATTCTATCCGCTTTTTGTATAGCTTTTTAGATGTTACCGACGACAAAGGTAGAACTCTTAGCGCTAGCACAGAAGGTTTGCCAGCAGATTTACCCGCCAACGGCCCCGCGTTTACTGGTACAATTAGCATCCCTACGGCTTTACTTGATGATGTTAAAAAAGTATCTCTTGCTCTTACAGATTATCCCGATCAAAAACTAAAGCTAGAAGTCACAAATATTCCTGTAGATAAATAGGGACTAGGGACTAGGAAGCAGGGGATAAATTCCATCCCCAGTCCCCAATCCCCAGTCCCCAATCCCCAGTCCCCAGTACCCAATCCCCGATAGCCAACCCCCAGCATCATAAATTTTGCAAAAACTTTGGCGGTGAATGAATTTTCTAATTTGAACTTGACAGATGTGGGGCTGCGGTTGCTATCAGTACTGCTGCTGATTGTGATTAATGCTTTTTTTGTCACAGCAGAGTTTTCCATAGTTACTGTGAGGCGATCGCGCATTCATCAGTTAGTTCAATCTGGGGATATTCAGGCGATCGCCGTGGAGTCACTCCAGCGCAACATTGATCGAGTATTATCAACAACCCAATTGGGCATCACCCTCTCTAGTTTAGCCGTGGGTTGGATTGGTGAAAGTTCGATTGCTGTAGTTATGCGTTGGTGGATCAAATCCTGGCCGTTACCCGCCAATGTGAATAATTTTGTCGCTCATTCTCTGTCAATTCCCATCGCCTTTTTCTTGATTGCCTATCTACAAATTGTTTTAGGTGAACTGTGTCCCAAATCAGTCGCTATGCTGTACTCAGAACAGCTAGCACGTTTTTTGGGACCCGCAGTAAAAGCGATCGTGCGTTTTTTCCGCCCCTTTATCTGGATTCTCAACCAATCCACCAGTTACCTACTGCGGCTATTTGGCGTTGAATATACAGGGCAAAGCTGGCGACCACCGGTAACACCAGAAGAATTACAGTTAATCATCTCTACAGAAAGAGAATCAACTGGTTTACAAACGGCAGAAAGAGAACTGCTGAATAACATCTTTGAGTTTGGTGATGTCACAGCACAAGATGTGATGATTCCCCGCAATGGCATTATCGCCCTATCCAAAGATGCTAACTTCCAAAGCCTACTCCAACAGATGACAGCTACCGGACACTCGCGTTACCCCGTGATTGGCGAATCCTTAGATGATATTCGCGGGATTGTCTATTTTAGAGATTTAGCCAACCCCCTAGCAGTCGGCAAGTTATCTCTAGAAACACAAATTCAACCTTGGATGCGTCCAGCGCGATTTGTACCCGAACATACCCCCCTCAGTGAACTATTACCTATGATGCAGCAAGAAAAGCCAGCAATGGTCATAGTAGTGGACGAGTTTGGCGGTACTGTGGGTCTAGTAACAATTCAAGATGTCATTGCGGAAATTATTGGCAATGCTGGTGAAACCTCAAGCAGCGAAGACTTGCTGATTCAGATGTTAGACCAGGAGACATTTTTAGTGCAAGCCCAGGTCAACTTAGAAGACCTAAACGAAGTCCTACACCTGAATTTACCCTTAACAAAACAATATCAGACCCTAGCTGGCTTCTTGCTTTATCAATTGCAAAAAATGCCCATAAAAGGCGAAATCTTCTGCTACGACAACATCGAATTTACAATAGTCTCCGTTGACGGGCCGAGGCTGCATCAGATTCAACTGCGACGCTTGGGTTAGGGATCAGGGACTTTTCTTAGCTGGGGACTGGGGACTGGGTGAAAAGTCTTGTTGTGTCTAGGTTGTATCATCTATTGATGTCCTAACACTACTGGCAACAGCTACATAAGCTAGTCCCGATAAAACAGGTTTCACAGCCATTCCCTACACCCTTATACCCTTATACCCTTATACCCTTATACCCCTATATCCTTATACCCCTATACCCCTTTCAAGTAAGGAAGCGGATCTTCTAAACCTAATTCTGCAAAAGCTGCTAGGCGTAAGCGGCAAGAATCACAGACACCGCAGGCAACATCACCACCGTTATAACATGACCAAGTTAAGTTCCAGGGAACGCCTAATTGGTTGCCTAGTTGAATGATTGCGGTTTTTTTCAAATTAATCAGGGGAGCAACAATATTGATGGGTTGACCCTCCCGCCCTTGTTTGGTTCCCAGGCGGAAAACTTCCTGCATCGCCTCGATATAATCAGGACGACAGTCAGGATATCCTGAATAATCTAGCGCATTGACTCCAATGTAAACTCTTTCTGCGGCGATCGCCTCAGCATAAGCCAAAGCAAAACTTAAAAAAATTGTATTTCGTGCTGGTACGTAGGTAACAGGAATATTTTGTGACATTGCATCTACAGAGCGTTCTTGCGGTAAATCGATCTTGTCATCGGTTAATGCTGAACCACCCCAAAGGCGTAGGTCAAAATTGACAACTTGATGTTGTACTATTCCTGCGGTCTGCGCCACCAAAAAAGCTGAGTGCAGTTCTCGTCGATGTCGCTGCTGATAATCAAAAGAAATAGAATAACATTCACAACCATCGGCTTTTGCTTGGTACAAAATTGTGGAAGAGTCTAATCCCCCAGATAATAAAATGACAGCTTTCATTTAAGTTCCAAATTTTGGATAGTTAATTACTCGATCACCATGCTAGTAGTTCACCAACCCAAAATCGCTAGCTAATCTTGTCTTAACTCCTCACTCTCCCAGGACTTACGCAACTGGCACAATAGTAGGGTGCATCAGATGTAGAAAATTCCTGAATTTGTACGAACTTATTGGGTCTGGTCACCCTACAGTTAGTTTGATTATGACGCTTGCGTAAGCCCTCTCTCCATTTCTCTGTCTCGATAAAAATAGAAGAATAAATCTGTAAATAATGACAATTATTATGCAAGAATTATCTGAGTCAATTTGTTCAGATAATTTTCCATAAATATTTTTTTTATTTGTTCATCTCCGTGTATTATTTATATTAATTAGTGATTTTACTAACAATAAAATTATTGATTACTCATCTAGCTACTTGATTACCTACAAAAGATTGAGAAGATAACTACTTAGAGTATACATGAGTGATTATGCGTAAATAAAAATACATAAGTCCCGTTTTGAAAAACACACACAAGCCAGCAGTCTAGAAATATCTCGACAAAAGATAGCTAGATTACGGGAACTGATTACAAACTTTGAAATTCTTCATAAACAAGGCCTCTATGTTACCATCTGGATGGTTTTAGACGGATCATAACTGGCTGTACTGGCTGTTTAGTATAAAAGCCAACGGCCATAGCGTCTCTAAGTTTGGTGGTTGAGGAGAGAACAATAGTGCAAAATAGCATGTCAGTGGCAGAACCAAATTCACATACACAGCGTAACCAGCCACGACCGATTCGCGTAGGCGTAATCGGCGTAGGTAACATGGGACAACATCACACCCGTGTACTCAGTTCAATGAAAGATGTTGAACTGGTCGGTGTTTCCGACATCAACGTCGAACGAGGCCTAGAAACCGCTAGTAAATACAAGGTGCGGTTTTTTGAAGATTACTGTGACCTGCTTCCTCATGTAGAAGCCGTGTGCATAGCCGTTCCCACTCGCTTACACTACGCTGTAGGCATCAACTGTTTGTTAGCGGGAATTCACGTTTTAATTGAAAAGCCGATCGCTGCTAGTATTTCTGAAGCAGAATCCCTTGTCAATGCTGCCGCCGAGTCTCAATGTATCCTCCAAGTTGGGCATATTGAGCGCTTCAACCCAGCTTTTAGAGAACTGAGCAAAGTGATGAAAACTGAAGAAGTTCTCGCACTAGAAGCTCACCGTATGAGTCCTTACTCAGACCGCGCCAATGATGTTTCAGTGGTACTGGATTTAATGATCCATGACATTGATTTACTGCTAGAATTAGCTGCCTCACCAGTAACAAAATTAACTGCCAGTGGAACCCGCGCCTTAGACTCTGGTTATTTGGATTATGTGACTGCAACTCTAGGGTTTGCTAATGGGATTGTGGCAACTCTAACTGCCAGCAAAGTAACTCACCGAAAAATCCGTCGCATAGTTGCCCATTGTAAAAACTCTTTCACTGAAGCAGATTTTCTCAAAAACGAAATTTTGATACACCGTCAAACTTCTGCTAGCCCGGTCAATGACCATCGCCATTACAGGCAAGATGGTTTAATCGAGAAAGTTTATACTACTAACATTCAACCTTTGAGCGCAGAACTTGAGCATTTTGTCAACTGTGTACACGGTGGGAATCAACCTTCTGTGGGTGGTGAACAAGCCCTTAAAGCTCTCAGATTAGCAAGTTTAATTGAGCAAATGGCTCTAGAAGAAAGGGTATGGAACCCGTTAGACTGGCAATCAGAATCAAGAGTACAATCACTGACTCAAAGCGTATAGATGAGGCAAGAGAGCAGAGGCAAATACTTAGTCTAAG contains:
- the queC gene encoding 7-cyano-7-deazaguanine synthase QueC translates to MKAVILLSGGLDSSTILYQAKADGCECYSISFDYQQRHRRELHSAFLVAQTAGIVQHQVVNFDLRLWGGSALTDDKIDLPQERSVDAMSQNIPVTYVPARNTIFLSFALAYAEAIAAERVYIGVNALDYSGYPDCRPDYIEAMQEVFRLGTKQGREGQPINIVAPLINLKKTAIIQLGNQLGVPWNLTWSCYNGGDVACGVCDSCRLRLAAFAELGLEDPLPYLKGV
- a CDS encoding alpha-2-macroglobulin family protein, with the translated sequence MIIRICIRCFLVLTLVLGTGGCNFFGINSAREPLPAVSPLTPPKLPDWIEQISPIGQAQPLNQIRIRFKEALIPVESLDSPEQQQLLQKFALWPPLPGQFRFLTPRMVGFQADKALPIATRLQVTLKAGLADLKNHRLNKDLSWTFNTPSIDLTNLPGVNPMEKADAEPIDLQPKLQFTSNVELDLASVQEHLQLIPEGKNEGLHFQVTLNKEENPLNNEEPLKKFDPSARNWIYNLRPQKNLEKATSYRLVFSPGIRPAYGNLATEKEFASKLSTYSPLAFQKINFYGQPDAGGTYGRFIKGSPQLEFNNILVADSAKANIQISPAPKDISRLLQVNDEDRIIGINPYALEPAKTYTITIGENLQDKFGQTLGKPVSLKYDTGDLAGDIWVPSDLNIFPSGKDLRLNISTVNLPESKYKAAYRVVKPTDLVYFNYGNDLLTKPAEWQSFQVSGKKNQSVDITVPLRERINAKTGMLAYGVQARTNKYQENGKDLWREPTTYGLVELTNLGVFSQWFPESGLIRVNHLTDGAPVKAAVIEIYQSKLQAKSRPEPVPCATGKTDENGTFRINRAELQQCTAGSQNSIKSPELLVIARENEDWAFTRTDEYSGVYGYGIDAGWQGNKPESRGVIFSDRQLYQQGEKAWFTGFADYLQNGVIQQDKNADYQITLVNPDGQKTSLGTQTTNEFGTFSLEMPINKTQSLGYYTIQGKGKNGQEISGEFRVAEFKPPNFKVEVKLDKEFAYIGDDVDINASSNYLFGAPVEGGEAKYFITRQQANFIPKGWEEFTFGRQWFWPEETPTISSDVLQSNSQLNTNGKSSQTVKVAKDLPYPMTYRVDVQVADVSNLSVANSQSFTALPSNRLIGLKSNFIADAGKAFPIEVVVTKPTGEVIAGQRVRLELQQIKYSSVTQLVEGSETPKNQVEYKTVAQTEITSTSNSQSVNLTPTESGAYRIRVNFSDAKNELSATDSQIWVTGGNAVFWGTRDKDVLEVKLDKKEYKAGETATALIQSPYADAELYFAVIKDKPIYQQITKVQGNAPQIQFQVTPEMLPNAAVEAVLVRQGKPISQVEVGSLDNLVKIGFTPFKVNLEDKYLKLQVKPVQTSLEPGAEETIQLELKDNQGNPTKGQFTVMVINEAVLQLSGYRPPNLVDTVYAEQPISTRFTDNRPDVILQPQDIAKPKGWGYGGGFSTGAANTRTRTNFQPLAYYNGSVLTDANGNAQITFKLPDDLTTWRVMAVATDGNLRFGNGDATFITTKPLLTNAILPQFVRPGDRILAGLSVTNNTGNRGNLSINGELSGTVKFNSKNPTTTTLQTQAESATQAYRFPMVADSVGFGKVRFTTQLNGTADAFELPLQVKPLEITEQVVETGVSQKQIKIPLNVDKNIFPEAGGLDIQLASTLIPEIKAPAKEVLTDNDLPFTEPSASQLIIATNLQTLAQKYGQTFAEFNSSQQANLAVEKLRKLQISDGGFAAFPGQEKSDPWVSSYAAESLVKASQVFPDLVDSGMLSRLKTYLQKVLANPGEYDFCKQQLCKRQLQLNALIALAELGDKRNTFLTDIYEQSNKFDLVTQIKLARYLSQFPEWQDESQQLLNKLQQNIYETGRTAVVSLPPSWGWMSSPTAVQAQALRLFIAQQSQPKLIDKLLQSLLALRRDGTWQTDYNNAQALTALVEYSQLQPTPPNFVATVQLAGKKLGENRFAGYKNPSLQLNVPMNQLPRGRHDLTLQKSGNGTLHYLVAYNYRLQGNQPGRFNGLSITREISQVNAEKVLRKTGIYALDQPLTLAPGQVFDIGLEIIADRPVDHLVIKDPLPAALEAVDASFQTTTAALQAKADSWELGFRNIYSDRIIAYADHLEPGVYSLHYLVRSVTPGTFSWPGAEVHLQYAPEEFGRTAEMKLIVEETEK
- the pyrE gene encoding orotate phosphoribosyltransferase; amino-acid sequence: MTYSTESLTQSDIWAATADVSTLRQKLLDLLCQLAYKEGDFVLSSGQPSSYYINGKQVTLHPQGALAIGRILLSLLPPDTQAVAGLTLGADPIVTAVSVVSAYENRPIPALIIRKEAKGHGTKAYIEGPNLLEGAKVVVLEDVVTTGQSAMKAVDRLRAAGYVVDEVISLVDRQQGGAEFYQSVGLKFEAVFTIIDLQQRYQELGN
- a CDS encoding hemolysin family protein, which codes for MNEFSNLNLTDVGLRLLSVLLLIVINAFFVTAEFSIVTVRRSRIHQLVQSGDIQAIAVESLQRNIDRVLSTTQLGITLSSLAVGWIGESSIAVVMRWWIKSWPLPANVNNFVAHSLSIPIAFFLIAYLQIVLGELCPKSVAMLYSEQLARFLGPAVKAIVRFFRPFIWILNQSTSYLLRLFGVEYTGQSWRPPVTPEELQLIISTERESTGLQTAERELLNNIFEFGDVTAQDVMIPRNGIIALSKDANFQSLLQQMTATGHSRYPVIGESLDDIRGIVYFRDLANPLAVGKLSLETQIQPWMRPARFVPEHTPLSELLPMMQQEKPAMVIVVDEFGGTVGLVTIQDVIAEIIGNAGETSSSEDLLIQMLDQETFLVQAQVNLEDLNEVLHLNLPLTKQYQTLAGFLLYQLQKMPIKGEIFCYDNIEFTIVSVDGPRLHQIQLRRLG
- a CDS encoding Gfo/Idh/MocA family protein — translated: MQNSMSVAEPNSHTQRNQPRPIRVGVIGVGNMGQHHTRVLSSMKDVELVGVSDINVERGLETASKYKVRFFEDYCDLLPHVEAVCIAVPTRLHYAVGINCLLAGIHVLIEKPIAASISEAESLVNAAAESQCILQVGHIERFNPAFRELSKVMKTEEVLALEAHRMSPYSDRANDVSVVLDLMIHDIDLLLELAASPVTKLTASGTRALDSGYLDYVTATLGFANGIVATLTASKVTHRKIRRIVAHCKNSFTEADFLKNEILIHRQTSASPVNDHRHYRQDGLIEKVYTTNIQPLSAELEHFVNCVHGGNQPSVGGEQALKALRLASLIEQMALEERVWNPLDWQSESRVQSLTQSV